Proteins from a single region of Nomia melanderi isolate GNS246 chromosome 9, iyNomMela1, whole genome shotgun sequence:
- the Phm gene encoding peptidylglycine-alpha-hydroxylating monooxygenase, giving the protein MDIHKMLFKFDKTNNNCIFIIYVLFAILFEFTECTTVKKYALLMPNVRPNKEELYLCTPVKVDPAQSYYVIGFEPNATMATAHHILLYGCGNPGSSKSVWDCGEMEHRADETTKPMMPCADDSQIIYAWARDAPKLMLPEGVGFKVGGDSPIKYLVLQVHYAHVDAFKDGRTDDSGVFLHYTLHPLNKLAGVLLLGTSGAIPPKSRTYMETACTIRENKTIHPIAYRTHTHSLGKVVSGYLVKPDYTWIELGKRDPLTPQMFYPIHNKVPAKQGDQIAARCTMESMRHTWTYIGGTRTDEMCNFYLMYYVENDDPLSMRYCFSPGPPTYYWKDADLFNIPDVEASSL; this is encoded by the exons ATGGACATTCATAAAATGCTTTTCAAATTTGATAAAacgaataataattgtatattcataatttatgtTCTGTTCGCGATTTTATTTGAGTTTACAGAGTGCACTACTGTGAAAAAATATGCGTTACTTATGCCAAATGTTAGACCAAACAAG GAAGAACTATATTTATGTACACCTGTTAAAGTGGATCCTGCTCAAAGTTATTATGTGATAGGTTTTGAACCAAATGCAACAATGGCAACGGCTcatcacatacttttatatggttgtgGAAATCCAGGAAGTTCAAAATCTGTATGGGATTGTGGAGAAATGGAACATCGTGCAGATGAAACTACAAAACCTATGATGCCCTGTGCAGATGATTCTCAG ATAATATATGCTTGGGCTAGAGATGCACCAAAATTAATGTTACCGGAAGGAGTTGGTTTCAAAGTGGGTGGCGATTCTCCCATTAAATATTTAGTTCTGCAGGTTCATTATGCTCATGTTGATGCATTTAAAGATGGTAGAACGGATGATTCAGGAGTGTTTCTTCATTATACGTTACATCCTTTAAATAAACTTGCCGGTGTATTACTGTTGGGAACTTCGGGTGCAATACCCCCCAAGAGCAGAACATATATGGAAACAGCCTGCACTATTCGGGAGAATAAAACTATCCATCCTATAGCATACAGAACGCATACACATTCTCTTGGAAAAGTTGTTTCTGGATATCTAGTGAAACCAGATTATACATGGATAGAACTCGGGAAAAGGGATCCTTTAACTCCTCAAATGTTCTATCCTATACATAATAAGGTTCCAGCTAAACAAGGAGATCAAATTGCAGCTCGATGTACAATGGAGAGTATGCGTCATACTTGGACATATATAGGTGGAACCAGGACAGATGAAATGTGTAATTTCTACCTAATGTATTATGTTGAAAATGACGACCCATTATCTATGAGGTACTGTTTTTCTCCGGGTCCTCCAACTTATTACTGGAAAGATGCTGATCTTTTCAACATACCTGATGTGGAGGCATCTAGTTTATAA
- the Arl6 gene encoding ADP ribosylation factor-like 6, producing MALYKMNSSLKNVSFTAFDMSGHDRHRALWEHYYKDCHGIIFIIDSSDKLRLVVVKEELDMLLQHPDVAGRKIPILFLANKMDLPDSLTTVKLVAGLGLDRIQNKPWHIRATNAITGEGLQPGIEWLTDQIRDIYVNKR from the exons GAATAGTAGTC TTAAAAATGTCAGTTTCACGGCATTCGATATGTCCGGCCATGACCGTCATAGAGCTTTATGGGAACATTATTACAAGGATTGTCATggcattatttttataattgatagTAGCGACAAGTTACGATTGGTCGTGGTTAAAGAAGAATTAGATATGCTTCTTCAACATCCTGACGTAGCAG GCCGCAAAATACCGATACTCTTTCTGGCGAATAAAATGGATTTACCTGATTCTCTGACTACTGTTAAACTTGTTGCCGGGCTTGGTCTTGACCGTATACAAAATAAACCTTGGCATATACGAGCAACAAATGCAATCACCGGAGAAGGCTTACAACCAGGCATAGAGTGGCTCACGGATCAAATTCGGGACATATATGTTAATAAGAGATaa